One genomic region from Kineobactrum salinum encodes:
- a CDS encoding class I SAM-dependent DNA methyltransferase, translating to MSPTAPIISKVWSFCTTLRDDGVGYGDYLEQLTYLIFLKMADEYSRPPYNRNVGIPKKYSWQTLKAKKGAELEVLYVELLRALGTKKGMLGQIFTKSQNKIQDPAKLYRLIAMVDSTQWATMGADVKGDIYEGLLEKNAEDTKSGAGQYFTPRALIRAMVECVRPEPKKTIADPACGTGGFFLAAYDFITDTQNYKLDKAQKAFLKHETFYGNEIVANTRRMCLMNMFLHNIGEIDGDSLVSPNDALVAQSPQSFDYVLANPPFGKKSSMSFTNAEGEQETDDLTYNRQDFWATTSNKQLNFVQHIRTMLKTTGKAAVVVPDNVLFEGGAGETIRRKLLENTDLHTILRLPTGIFYAHGVKANVLFFDNQPASPKAWTKAVWYYDYRTNVHHTLKKKPLRFEDLAEFVDCYNPENRQKRKATWHPEKNPEGRWRKFSYKELVARDKTSLDLFWLKDKSLTDLDNLPEPDELAEEIIENLEAGLNSFREVLAGLAQKG from the coding sequence ATGAGTCCGACAGCACCCATTATTTCCAAAGTCTGGAGTTTTTGTACCACCCTGCGTGACGATGGAGTTGGCTACGGTGACTACCTTGAGCAATTGACCTATTTGATTTTCCTGAAAATGGCGGACGAGTATTCCAGACCGCCCTATAACCGCAACGTGGGTATTCCCAAAAAATATTCCTGGCAAACCCTGAAAGCCAAAAAAGGGGCTGAGCTGGAAGTTCTGTATGTGGAGTTGCTGCGAGCACTGGGCACTAAGAAAGGCATGCTGGGCCAAATTTTCACCAAATCTCAGAACAAGATACAGGACCCGGCCAAGCTCTACCGGCTGATTGCCATGGTGGACAGCACCCAGTGGGCGACCATGGGTGCGGATGTGAAAGGTGATATCTATGAGGGCCTGCTGGAGAAGAATGCCGAGGATACCAAGTCCGGTGCCGGTCAGTATTTTACTCCCCGGGCGCTGATCCGCGCCATGGTGGAATGCGTGCGCCCGGAGCCGAAGAAGACCATTGCCGACCCAGCCTGCGGCACCGGCGGATTCTTCCTCGCCGCCTACGATTTCATCACCGATACGCAGAATTACAAGCTCGACAAGGCGCAGAAGGCATTTCTCAAGCATGAGACCTTTTACGGCAATGAGATTGTGGCCAATACCCGGCGCATGTGCTTGATGAATATGTTCTTGCACAATATCGGTGAAATCGACGGCGATAGCCTGGTGTCTCCCAATGATGCCTTGGTAGCGCAGAGCCCGCAGAGCTTCGACTATGTACTGGCCAACCCGCCTTTTGGCAAGAAGAGCTCCATGAGCTTTACCAACGCGGAAGGCGAACAGGAGACTGACGACCTGACTTACAATCGGCAGGACTTCTGGGCTACCACCTCCAACAAGCAGCTCAATTTCGTCCAACATATTCGCACGATGCTGAAAACCACCGGCAAGGCGGCGGTGGTTGTGCCGGACAATGTGCTATTCGAGGGCGGAGCAGGGGAGACCATTCGCCGCAAGTTGTTGGAAAATACCGACCTGCACACCATTTTGCGCCTACCTACCGGGATTTTTTACGCCCACGGCGTGAAGGCCAATGTGCTGTTTTTTGATAACCAGCCGGCCAGCCCCAAGGCCTGGACAAAAGCGGTTTGGTATTACGATTACCGCACCAACGTCCATCACACCCTCAAGAAAAAGCCGTTGCGCTTTGAGGATTTGGCGGAGTTTGTGGACTGCTACAACCCGGAAAACCGCCAGAAGCGCAAGGCCACCTGGCACCCGGAGAAAAACCCGGAAGGTCGCTGGCGCAAATTCAGCTACAAAGAACTGGTCGCCCGTGACAAGACCAGCCTCGATCTGTTTTGGC
- a CDS encoding Fic family protein, which produces MPFDDRYRQSASLSDLSPYLMREFLQEIGSELAAEAGSLDVEPLGRRMNVVAGPAEMPFPKNVGLLFFNEHPAQFFPATQIDVVYFPEGPGGDRFEEKEFRGPLGRITRDAVDYIARNYLKETVLKHPDRPQAERFWNFPLAAIEEAVVNAVYHRSYEIREPVEIRITAEELVVLSFPGPDRSIRLEDLQAGKAVSRRYRNRRIGEFLKELDLTEGRSTGIPKILRVMAANGSSAPVFDTDEGRSWFLIRLPVHAGFAQMDQVTEQVTEQVAEQVSKQVTRLLGALKAGPLGTRALLGELGLNHRPTLIQNYLQPALDNGLVEMTQPDSPRSPTQKYRLTEKGRHTLAQYKTSENE; this is translated from the coding sequence GTGCCGTTTGATGACCGTTACCGGCAGTCGGCCAGCCTGAGCGATTTGTCGCCATACCTGATGCGTGAATTTTTGCAGGAAATCGGCAGCGAACTGGCAGCGGAAGCTGGCTCGTTGGATGTGGAGCCGCTGGGTCGTCGTATGAATGTTGTCGCTGGTCCTGCGGAAATGCCGTTTCCGAAGAACGTCGGCTTGCTGTTTTTCAATGAGCACCCGGCACAGTTTTTCCCGGCCACTCAGATTGATGTGGTGTATTTTCCCGAAGGGCCGGGTGGTGATCGCTTTGAAGAAAAGGAATTTCGCGGTCCTCTGGGGCGCATCACACGGGATGCGGTGGATTATATCGCGCGCAACTACCTGAAAGAGACGGTGCTTAAACACCCGGACAGGCCGCAGGCCGAGCGCTTCTGGAACTTCCCACTGGCAGCCATAGAAGAAGCGGTGGTGAATGCGGTGTATCACCGCTCCTATGAAATTCGTGAGCCGGTGGAAATTCGGATTACTGCTGAGGAATTGGTGGTGTTGAGTTTTCCCGGCCCTGACCGTTCTATCCGCCTGGAAGACTTGCAGGCAGGTAAAGCGGTCAGTCGTCGCTACCGCAATCGACGGATCGGCGAGTTTCTCAAAGAGCTGGATTTAACAGAAGGGCGCTCCACGGGTATTCCCAAAATTCTGAGGGTAATGGCAGCCAATGGCTCATCCGCGCCGGTATTTGACACCGATGAAGGCCGCTCCTGGTTCCTGATCCGCCTGCCGGTTCACGCTGGTTTCGCGCAAATGGACCAAGTAACCGAACAAGTAACCGAACAAGTAGCCGAACAAGTAAGCAAGCAAGTAACCCGTTTGCTGGGTGCTTTGAAAGCCGGACCTTTAGGCACCAGAGCGCTGTTGGGAGAGCTTGGGTTAAATCATCGGCCAACTTTAATCCAGAATTATTTACAGCCTGCTTTGGATAACGGCTTGGTAGAAATGACCCAGCCCGATTCCCCACGCAGCCCAACCCAAAAATACCGATTAACCGAAAAAGGCAGGCATACCCTGGCCCAATACAAAACAAGTGAGAACGAATGA
- a CDS encoding AlbA family DNA-binding domain-containing protein codes for MFPINLHDLLHQRTIESERIEYKSGWNPESILHSICAFANDFHNLGGGYVVIGLKEKDGQPALPPIGLLPEQIDNIQKDLLNLGNSAIQPPYHALTATYEVQGKLTLVLWVPGGETRPYKARVSLSAKKSDWAFYIRKHTSTVRARVRMSESCYLWRLRCRLMTVTGSRPA; via the coding sequence ATGTTTCCCATCAACCTCCACGATCTGCTGCACCAGCGTACAATCGAAAGCGAGCGCATTGAATACAAGTCTGGCTGGAATCCAGAATCCATCCTGCACAGTATCTGTGCTTTTGCGAATGACTTCCATAATCTGGGTGGCGGTTATGTGGTGATCGGTCTAAAGGAGAAAGACGGCCAACCAGCGTTGCCGCCCATTGGTTTGTTGCCGGAGCAGATCGATAACATTCAGAAAGATTTGCTGAATTTGGGGAACTCGGCTATTCAGCCGCCTTATCATGCGCTAACAGCCACCTATGAAGTACAAGGCAAGCTGACTCTGGTGTTGTGGGTACCAGGCGGCGAAACCCGGCCGTATAAAGCGCGAGTGAGTTTGAGCGCTAAGAAATCCGACTGGGCATTTTATATTCGCAAACACACCAGCACGGTACGGGCCAGGGTGAGGATGAGCGAGAGCTGTTATCTTTGGCGGCTACGGTGCCGTTTGATGACCGTTACCGGCAGTCGGCCAGCCTGA
- a CDS encoding GIY-YIG nuclease family protein, whose amino-acid sequence MMLKKGQSLELFFIDGKPEGMLTAEVFNWTGHVLMTPHTQLSTALKRTEAGYTGVYLLLGEDDTGFLAYIGEGEEINARIKSHDTAKDWWTTAILITTAGNNLNKAHVKYLESRLVEEARRIGKVALENGNTPPHPSLSEAARANILDYILMVLPALRINSFLPHTRPQSGQAATAKAEADKDAVIFELHTPKHGIHATARLEAGEFVVQTGSKASLTWRGKGTEETGYALLLSELRKTGVLAEQNGLCLFTEHTAFKSPSAAAAVVNGRPANGTIEWKFANGKTYKEWEADKLAQDGIGGDS is encoded by the coding sequence ATGATGCTCAAAAAAGGCCAATCCCTAGAACTGTTCTTCATCGACGGTAAACCTGAGGGCATGCTCACCGCTGAGGTATTCAACTGGACCGGCCATGTACTGATGACGCCGCACACGCAACTGAGCACTGCTCTCAAGCGCACAGAGGCGGGCTATACCGGCGTATATCTGCTGTTGGGCGAGGATGACACTGGCTTCCTGGCTTACATCGGCGAGGGCGAGGAAATCAATGCCCGCATCAAGAGCCACGACACCGCCAAAGACTGGTGGACTACAGCAATTCTGATTACCACCGCAGGTAACAACCTCAACAAGGCCCACGTCAAATACCTGGAGTCGCGGCTGGTGGAAGAGGCTCGCCGCATTGGCAAGGTGGCTCTGGAAAATGGCAATACACCGCCACACCCGTCGCTGAGCGAAGCCGCCCGCGCCAATATTCTGGACTACATCTTGATGGTGCTGCCCGCTTTGCGTATCAACAGCTTCTTGCCTCACACCCGGCCCCAAAGCGGGCAGGCTGCCACTGCCAAAGCAGAGGCCGACAAGGACGCGGTGATATTTGAACTGCACACCCCGAAACACGGCATTCACGCCACTGCGAGGCTGGAGGCCGGCGAATTTGTGGTACAGACCGGTTCTAAGGCTAGCCTGACCTGGCGCGGCAAGGGTACAGAAGAGACCGGCTACGCGCTCCTGTTGAGCGAACTGCGCAAAACCGGGGTACTGGCCGAGCAGAACGGCCTCTGCCTATTCACTGAGCACACCGCCTTCAAAAGCCCCAGCGCCGCAGCCGCCGTTGTCAACGGCCGCCCGGCTAACGGCACCATCGAATGGAAGTTCGCCAACGGCAAAACCTACAAAGAGTGGGAGGCTGATAAGTTGGCACAGGATGGTATAGGCGGAGACAGTTAA
- a CDS encoding TrlF family AAA-like ATPase, whose amino-acid sequence MIMNTDGSTWKRWDLHVHTPESMVHNYPGEKEAAWAAFLTDLESLPKEFKVLGINDYLFVDGYARVLREKINGRLANIDLLLPVIELRVDKFGGVIQGGRGKHRESSWSRVNLHVIFDQVDPDFIRQQFLSAISPNYNLVPGASGEGKWNSIICRESLEALGEAIIQSVSENIRHQYGPAVIEGFNNLNVSLDGVKKALQNHSLAGKFLVAVGKTEWENLKWDDHTIAEKKTLINEADLVFTAAESPEAYLKARRKLQESQVNAKLFDCSDAHWLSSSTDKDRVGNCFTWIKADSTFKGLIQAIHEYDDRVFIGGDPPKRKIVQRNKTKFIGSVRIEKLNDSSLAEQWFDSNIPLNSDLVAIIGNKGSGKSALSDIIALAGNTKHHKGFSFLNDSRFRNKKSKFSQHFMGSLTWLDGKETFQRLDTDPDPSSVERVKYLPQSYLEDLCNQLGDGGSATFDAELRKIIYSHVPEADKLGKSSMDELLQFKVVEINEARRHLREVISEINSEVLEAEKRGSPEFKAGLEAQLTTKRDELSSLEQSPPQVVEDPNESDEALAANRSAAQEIEKLEQDLMSVDHEKAVYQEQKLTTTKKKALVKRISQSLENYKKQYDVFLDDLKLQLSELEVGIPVQALVELRLDIQPLELVAMALQEDIDRIDGLLESRELGSLSDRREKLGEAISEAKSQLGERQRQFVLYREALSQWESMKSEIIGTLDRPGSIIWLEKQIESLAEIPALLDELRVKRRGLSGEIHGHIQTMVNEYQWLYEPVQAFVASEEQQGMSLPLHFHVQIEQAGFQDQFLGWLNRQVRGSFSGVEESYKLVREIVKGVDFSSTDDAVAFAEMIDDMLHFDRRDDQDNRFTRFEDQLRKGASSQDVLDYIYGFEYLSPKYSLTYDGQDIGLLSPGERGLLLLVFYLLVDKDDIPIIIDQPEENLDNQTIFRILVKCLKKAKARRQVIMVTHNPNLAVVCDAEQIIYASCDKMHKKFQYESGAIENPRINARVVEILEGTAPAFKNRQQKYRL is encoded by the coding sequence ATGATTATGAATACCGATGGGTCGACATGGAAGAGGTGGGATTTACATGTTCATACACCTGAATCCATGGTTCACAATTATCCAGGGGAAAAGGAAGCAGCGTGGGCAGCATTCTTAACGGATCTCGAGTCCTTGCCAAAAGAATTCAAAGTTCTGGGAATCAATGACTATCTATTTGTCGATGGCTACGCGCGAGTATTGCGGGAAAAAATAAATGGGCGCCTAGCAAATATTGACTTACTGCTGCCAGTTATTGAGCTTCGCGTAGATAAATTTGGTGGCGTAATCCAGGGCGGCAGAGGAAAGCATCGTGAATCCAGTTGGAGTCGAGTTAACCTGCATGTGATATTTGATCAAGTAGACCCTGACTTTATCAGGCAGCAATTCCTGTCTGCGATAAGTCCAAATTATAACCTTGTACCAGGGGCGTCAGGTGAGGGTAAGTGGAATTCGATAATTTGTCGAGAGAGCCTTGAAGCGCTTGGTGAGGCAATAATTCAGTCGGTTTCAGAAAATATACGACATCAGTATGGTCCGGCAGTTATTGAGGGATTCAATAATCTCAATGTCAGCTTGGATGGCGTCAAGAAAGCATTGCAGAACCATAGTTTAGCAGGAAAGTTCTTGGTCGCAGTAGGAAAAACTGAATGGGAAAATCTCAAGTGGGACGACCATACTATTGCAGAGAAAAAAACCCTTATTAACGAAGCCGATTTGGTTTTCACTGCAGCCGAATCGCCAGAAGCCTACCTGAAAGCTCGTAGAAAGTTACAAGAGTCTCAGGTCAATGCCAAACTATTCGACTGTTCTGATGCTCATTGGCTGAGTAGTTCGACTGACAAGGATCGAGTGGGAAATTGCTTTACTTGGATCAAGGCTGATTCGACCTTTAAGGGTTTGATACAGGCAATACACGAGTATGATGATCGTGTCTTTATAGGGGGTGATCCTCCAAAGCGAAAAATAGTTCAGCGAAACAAGACCAAGTTTATTGGTTCTGTAAGAATTGAAAAGTTGAATGACTCCTCTCTCGCTGAGCAGTGGTTTGATTCAAATATTCCTCTCAATTCGGATTTGGTCGCAATAATTGGAAATAAGGGAAGTGGGAAAAGTGCACTTTCTGACATTATTGCGCTTGCAGGCAATACCAAACATCATAAGGGTTTTTCATTTCTTAATGATTCCCGATTTCGAAATAAAAAAAGTAAATTTTCCCAACATTTTATGGGCTCTCTGACTTGGTTGGACGGCAAGGAAACGTTTCAGAGACTCGACACAGATCCGGATCCTAGCAGCGTAGAGCGCGTCAAGTATCTCCCGCAAAGTTATCTTGAGGACTTGTGTAACCAGCTAGGTGATGGCGGATCAGCTACATTTGACGCGGAGCTCAGAAAAATTATCTATTCGCACGTGCCTGAAGCGGACAAGCTCGGAAAGTCGTCAATGGACGAATTGCTCCAATTTAAAGTAGTTGAAATTAACGAGGCGAGACGTCATCTTCGCGAGGTAATCAGTGAGATCAATAGTGAAGTCTTAGAGGCAGAGAAAAGAGGGTCGCCGGAATTCAAGGCTGGTTTGGAGGCGCAGCTAACAACGAAGCGTGATGAATTAAGTTCCTTGGAGCAAAGTCCGCCTCAAGTGGTTGAAGATCCAAATGAATCGGACGAGGCGCTGGCGGCTAACAGGTCTGCGGCGCAGGAGATCGAGAAGCTTGAGCAAGATCTGATGTCAGTGGACCACGAAAAAGCCGTTTATCAAGAGCAAAAACTAACTACAACAAAGAAGAAGGCGCTAGTCAAAAGGATAAGCCAGTCTCTGGAAAATTACAAAAAGCAGTATGATGTGTTTCTTGATGACTTGAAGCTTCAACTTTCTGAGTTGGAGGTAGGTATTCCAGTTCAAGCATTAGTTGAGCTGAGGTTGGATATTCAGCCACTTGAATTGGTCGCGATGGCATTGCAAGAAGATATCGACCGTATTGATGGTCTGCTAGAAAGCAGAGAGCTAGGTAGTCTCAGCGATCGACGCGAGAAATTGGGTGAGGCCATTTCTGAAGCGAAAAGTCAGCTTGGGGAGAGACAGCGTCAGTTTGTTTTATACAGAGAAGCATTGTCACAATGGGAATCAATGAAATCTGAAATCATTGGCACGCTAGATAGGCCGGGAAGTATTATTTGGCTTGAAAAGCAAATTGAATCTTTGGCAGAAATTCCCGCTTTGCTAGATGAGCTTAGGGTAAAGCGACGAGGCTTGTCCGGGGAGATTCATGGTCATATCCAAACAATGGTAAATGAATACCAGTGGCTATATGAGCCTGTACAGGCTTTCGTTGCATCGGAAGAGCAGCAAGGCATGAGTCTCCCCCTCCATTTTCATGTTCAGATTGAGCAGGCGGGTTTTCAAGACCAATTCCTTGGTTGGCTTAATCGTCAGGTGCGCGGTTCATTTTCTGGAGTTGAGGAAAGTTACAAGCTAGTGAGGGAGATTGTTAAGGGAGTCGATTTTTCCTCTACTGACGACGCCGTGGCTTTTGCGGAAATGATTGATGACATGCTCCACTTCGATCGGAGAGATGATCAAGATAATCGTTTCACGCGATTTGAAGATCAGCTTCGTAAGGGTGCAAGTTCCCAAGACGTTTTGGATTATATTTACGGCTTTGAATACCTTTCTCCAAAATATTCATTGACTTACGATGGGCAAGATATTGGGCTTCTTTCGCCCGGAGAGCGAGGTCTGCTTTTGCTGGTATTTTATCTTTTGGTTGATAAAGATGATATCCCGATCATCATTGATCAGCCAGAAGAGAACCTTGATAACCAAACAATCTTCAGGATTCTGGTTAAATGTCTTAAAAAAGCAAAGGCGAGACGACAAGTCATCATGGTCACCCATAACCCGAATCTGGCAGTTGTCTGTGACGCAGAACAGATTATTTACGCATCTTGTGACAAAATGCATAAGAAATTTCAGTACGAATCTGGTGCGATAGAGAACCCTCGAATCAACGCCAGGGTCGTTGAAATTCTTGAGGGAACCGCGCCAGCATTCAAAAATAGACAGCAGAAATATCGCCTATGA
- a CDS encoding restriction endonuclease subunit S — MENGTLPSGWSIQRLGDLFDFKGGGTPDKKNPAYWSGDIPWASVKDIKNQYLNSTIDRITEKGLKESAANLAKPGDLVLLTRIEPGKAAIVKIPVAVNQDCKIAKPKECVDLAWAYYMFLANEREFIKRSSGTTVLGIRINDVKEIPVALPPLEEQNRIVAKIETLFSELDKGIESLKTAREQLKVYRQAVLDSAFNKFKSWDAKQVALSDLIGKISQGWSPKCELNRTPNEGEWAIIKTTALQPMKYMSEECKPLPEQFEPRPDIEINVGDFLMTRKGPRNRTGVVCLVRETRERSMLCDTVYRFRCNEEIVRPEYLELVLNSPSVVAELDKRKSGISDSGISLNHGKVKTIVVPIAGSPDQQRLLVESIREKLEYITRVENEIENNLAKSEALRQSILKRAFSGHLAPQNPSDGSAHTACPVLRR; from the coding sequence ATGGAGAATGGAACGTTGCCTTCCGGCTGGTCTATACAACGACTTGGTGATCTGTTCGATTTTAAAGGCGGTGGTACACCCGACAAAAAGAATCCGGCTTACTGGAGCGGAGATATTCCTTGGGCATCGGTGAAAGATATAAAGAATCAATATCTGAATAGCACAATCGACCGGATTACTGAAAAAGGGTTGAAAGAAAGTGCTGCAAATCTCGCAAAGCCAGGAGATTTAGTGCTCTTGACGCGCATTGAGCCAGGTAAGGCTGCAATAGTAAAAATTCCCGTGGCTGTCAATCAAGACTGCAAGATTGCAAAGCCGAAGGAGTGCGTGGATTTGGCTTGGGCTTACTATATGTTTCTGGCAAATGAGCGAGAGTTTATAAAGCGCTCCAGTGGTACAACTGTGCTCGGGATACGAATAAATGATGTTAAGGAAATTCCGGTGGCGTTGCCACCTCTCGAAGAGCAAAATCGCATTGTCGCCAAAATCGAAACACTATTTTCCGAACTTGACAAAGGCATCGAATCCCTAAAAACCGCCCGTGAACAACTCAAGGTTTACCGCCAGGCCGTCCTTGACAGTGCTTTCAATAAATTCAAATCATGGGATGCAAAACAAGTCGCTCTATCGGATCTTATAGGAAAAATCTCACAGGGCTGGAGTCCAAAGTGCGAGCTAAACAGGACACCAAATGAGGGCGAGTGGGCGATAATTAAGACAACTGCCTTGCAACCAATGAAGTATATGTCGGAAGAATGCAAGCCACTGCCAGAGCAATTCGAGCCACGTCCAGATATTGAGATTAATGTGGGCGACTTTCTGATGACCCGGAAAGGGCCGAGAAATAGAACCGGTGTGGTTTGCCTCGTGAGAGAAACCCGTGAAAGATCAATGCTATGCGATACGGTGTATCGCTTCCGATGCAACGAAGAGATCGTCCGTCCCGAATATTTGGAGTTAGTGCTTAATTCTCCGTCAGTGGTGGCAGAGCTGGACAAAAGAAAATCTGGTATTTCCGATAGTGGAATTAGCTTAAATCATGGAAAAGTAAAAACTATTGTTGTTCCGATAGCCGGTAGTCCTGACCAGCAGCGCTTGCTGGTTGAATCTATACGAGAAAAACTTGAATATATTACTAGGGTTGAAAACGAAATTGAAAATAACTTGGCCAAATCTGAAGCCCTTCGTCAATCCATCCTGAAAAGAGCTTTCTCCGGCCACCTTGCCCCGCAAAACCCTAGTGACGGATCTGCCCACACTGCTTGCCCCGTACTGAGGAGGTAA
- a CDS encoding type I restriction-modification enzyme R subunit C-terminal domain-containing protein has protein sequence MEDYQGENPISDLTALVALIRRVVGLDSTLSTYNNTVRRNFQRWILQHHSGAGEKFNEAQMAWLQMIRDHVISSFHMEGDDLEMAPFDAKGGMGKMYQLFGDRMDEVIEELNRELVA, from the coding sequence CTGGAAGACTATCAGGGCGAAAACCCCATCAGCGACCTGACCGCACTGGTGGCACTAATCCGCCGCGTAGTCGGGCTGGACAGCACCCTGTCAACCTACAACAACACTGTGCGCCGCAATTTCCAACGCTGGATTTTGCAACATCACAGTGGCGCTGGCGAGAAATTCAATGAGGCACAAATGGCTTGGCTACAGATGATTCGCGATCACGTTATCAGCTCCTTCCATATGGAGGGAGACGATCTGGAAATGGCACCTTTTGATGCAAAGGGTGGTATGGGGAAAATGTATCAATTGTTTGGTGATCGGATGGATGAGGTGATTGAGGAGTTGAATCGGGAATTGGTGGCGTGA